From a single Candidatus Omnitrophota bacterium genomic region:
- a CDS encoding septation protein SpoVG family protein, which translates to MEITEVRVSLRESEGKRLKAYATITFDNSFVVRNIKVIEGNSGLFVAMPARKLKQFCPRCGKKVDVGSQHCSHCGVQLPPAPRGMEENRQATHQDLAHPINQEFRDYLQAKVLDAYQQEKKSPTKREYKEEPKAEETA; encoded by the coding sequence ATGGAGATCACAGAAGTTAGAGTTTCTCTTCGAGAAAGCGAGGGAAAGCGGCTCAAGGCTTACGCAACAATTACTTTTGATAATTCTTTTGTCGTGAGGAACATCAAAGTGATTGAAGGAAACAGCGGCTTATTTGTTGCTATGCCAGCAAGAAAACTTAAGCAGTTCTGTCCTCGTTGTGGAAAAAAAGTTGACGTAGGGAGTCAGCATTGTAGCCATTGTGGGGTACAGCTGCCGCCTGCTCCTAGGGGCATGGAAGAAAATCGACAAGCGACTCATCAGGACTTAGCCCACCCAATTAATCAAGAGTTTCGCGATTATCTTCAGGCCAAGGTTTTAGATGCCTATCAGCAGGAAAAGAAATCACCGACTAAGAGGGAATATAAAGAAGAACCAAAGGCGGAAGAGACAGCTTAA
- the pth gene encoding aminoacyl-tRNA hydrolase: MKFIFGLGNPGIQYKQNRHNIGYRIVEKIAETENSSFKRKFGLGGLIAITKITTPGESYCFIKPTTFMNNSGRCLKAAKKKYGFSLDDILVVYDDVDLELGVVKFKKSGSSGGHRGMQSIVETLGTDQINRLRVGIGRDSRIDTADYVLSDFSGSELKFLPEIINKAAFACCDWVSKDAEFVMQKYNSTKS, translated from the coding sequence GTGAAATTCATTTTTGGCCTTGGTAATCCCGGAATACAGTATAAACAAAATAGACATAATATAGGGTATCGGATAGTTGAGAAAATAGCTGAAACTGAGAATAGTTCTTTTAAAAGAAAGTTTGGCCTTGGAGGGCTGATAGCGATTACAAAGATAACGACACCGGGGGAAAGTTATTGTTTCATTAAGCCAACTACCTTTATGAATAATTCAGGCCGATGCCTTAAGGCGGCTAAAAAAAAGTATGGTTTTTCTTTAGACGATATCTTGGTAGTTTATGACGATGTCGATTTAGAGCTGGGAGTGGTTAAATTTAAGAAAAGTGGTTCTTCCGGAGGACATCGTGGCATGCAGTCAATAGTAGAGACATTAGGAACAGATCAGATAAATCGGCTAAGAGTTGGCATCGGAAGAGATTCAAGGATCGATACTGCTGACTATGTTCTTTCTGATTTTTCTGGTTCGGAATTAAAATTTCTACCGGAAATTATTAATAAGGCTGCTTTTGCTTGTTGCGATTGGGTCAGCAAAGATGCTGAGTTTGTTATGCAGAAGTATAATTCGACTAAGTCTTAG
- a CDS encoding 50S ribosomal protein L25, with translation MERVKIKVSNREGKGKEIVKRLKKEGFVPAVVYSSDMNATLTVPVESLKILRAIHFSESTVIDMQIEGGKESVSLPVLIKDVQFNPVTETPIHIDFLKVSLTEKIKVEIPIILKGESKQVKEENGVIEQILRELEVEGLPLDIPEHIDLDISGLEIGKSIHVESLAVSDKLKLITDPQATIVTALAKKEEVEEEPLVEAAPPGEPEVIKEKKEAAGDQSKEGKKEDKEDKEKK, from the coding sequence ATGGAAAGAGTAAAAATTAAAGTAAGCAATAGGGAAGGTAAAGGAAAAGAGATAGTTAAGCGATTAAAAAAAGAGGGTTTTGTCCCGGCTGTCGTCTATAGTTCAGATATGAACGCTACCTTAACCGTACCGGTTGAAAGTTTGAAGATTTTACGAGCAATACATTTCTCAGAAAGCACGGTAATTGATATGCAGATAGAAGGAGGTAAGGAATCAGTTTCTTTACCGGTTTTAATAAAAGACGTTCAATTTAATCCAGTGACCGAGACACCGATACATATAGATTTTCTTAAAGTATCCTTGACTGAAAAAATTAAAGTTGAGATACCGATTATTTTAAAGGGTGAGTCTAAGCAAGTCAAAGAAGAGAATGGAGTTATCGAGCAAATCTTGCGTGAGCTGGAAGTCGAAGGTTTGCCTTTAGATATACCAGAACATATCGATTTAGACATTTCTGGCTTAGAAATAGGTAAATCTATTCATGTCGAGAGCCTAGCTGTTTCCGATAAACTTAAGTTAATTACCGATCCTCAGGCTACGATAGTTACAGCTTTGGCTAAGAAGGAAGAAGTTGAAGAGGAGCCTTTAGTTGAAGCAGCACCACCTGGTGAGCCAGAGGTTATTAAGGAAAAGAAGGAAGCAGCTGGAGATCAGTCTAAGGAAGGCAAGAAAGAAGACAAGGAAGATAAAGAAAAGAAATAA
- the dnaB gene encoding replicative DNA helicase, whose protein sequence is MSVDSPTQHLDKIPPQNIEAEMATLGAMLLDEKSIPEIIELVDEQSFYKNEHKIIYNSIVSLFDVRKKVDILTISEELNKNKLLERAGGSAYLTTLVDFIPTSAGATSYARIVKEKGILRSLIDSSTNIIASVYKGGAEVSSLLDEAEKRIFEISDRRVEGGYVHIKDIIKDGIELIESLYHKKSHVTGVPTGFKDFDLKTAGLQKGDLIIAAGRPSMGKSAFVTSIAAHVAVEEKIPVAIFSLEMSKEQLMQRFLCSLAKVEVNRVRTGFLAPSEWPILTSAAGKLSEAPIYIDDTPAINVFELRARARRLKAHHDVQLLLVDYLQLVRGMRRGDSRQQEISDISQSLKALAKELGVPIIAVSQLSRAVESREGHRPKLSDLRESGAIEQDADVVVLLFREEYYNPTEANRGTAEVIIAKQRNGPVGSIHLTFLKEFTRFADMARDEKDM, encoded by the coding sequence ATGAGCGTAGATAGTCCTACCCAACATCTCGATAAAATTCCGCCTCAAAATATTGAAGCAGAAATGGCTACTTTAGGGGCAATGCTGCTTGATGAAAAATCAATACCTGAGATAATTGAGCTAGTTGATGAGCAATCTTTTTATAAAAACGAACATAAAATAATTTATAATAGTATTGTTTCTCTTTTTGATGTCCGCAAGAAAGTAGATATCCTCACTATTTCTGAAGAGTTAAATAAAAATAAGTTACTTGAGCGAGCCGGAGGCTCAGCCTACCTAACTACGCTTGTTGATTTTATCCCTACCTCTGCTGGAGCAACCAGTTACGCTCGGATCGTGAAAGAAAAAGGTATTTTGCGTTCGCTAATTGATAGCTCAACTAATATTATTGCTTCGGTTTACAAGGGAGGAGCTGAGGTTAGTTCTCTTTTGGATGAAGCCGAAAAACGTATTTTTGAAATTAGTGATCGAAGAGTTGAAGGTGGATATGTTCACATAAAGGATATTATTAAGGATGGAATAGAGTTAATTGAATCTCTTTACCATAAGAAGTCTCATGTAACCGGGGTACCGACCGGATTTAAGGATTTTGATTTAAAAACTGCTGGATTACAAAAAGGCGACTTGATAATTGCCGCTGGAAGGCCATCAATGGGTAAAAGTGCCTTTGTGACTTCGATTGCTGCCCATGTGGCAGTTGAGGAAAAAATTCCGGTCGCTATTTTTAGTTTGGAAATGTCCAAAGAACAGTTAATGCAAAGATTTTTGTGTTCTTTGGCCAAAGTAGAGGTTAATCGAGTAAGAACCGGATTCCTGGCTCCTTCGGAATGGCCGATTCTAACCAGTGCTGCTGGTAAGCTTTCGGAAGCTCCGATTTATATTGATGATACCCCGGCGATAAATGTCTTTGAATTACGGGCAAGAGCCCGTCGTCTAAAGGCCCATCACGATGTTCAGTTGCTTTTAGTAGATTATTTGCAATTAGTTAGAGGTATGCGGCGTGGTGATAGCCGCCAACAGGAGATTTCAGACATATCGCAAAGTTTAAAGGCCCTGGCTAAAGAGCTCGGCGTGCCAATTATTGCCGTAAGCCAGCTGTCTCGGGCTGTTGAATCTCGAGAGGGCCATCGTCCAAAACTTTCTGATTTACGAGAGTCGGGAGCAATTGAGCAGGATGCTGACGTTGTTGTTTTATTGTTTAGAGAGGAATATTATAATCCCACTGAAGCTAACCGAGGTACAGCCGAAGTAATAATTGCAAAGCAACGCAATGGTCCAGTAGGAAGTATTCATTTGACATTTTTAAAGGAGTTTACTCGGTTTGCCGATATGGCCAGAGATGAAAAAGATATGTAA
- a CDS encoding NTP transferase domain-containing protein yields the protein MKQFTAIVLAAGKGKRMNSAQPKVLESLMGKPLIYYVIAELLLLKKQVKQIVVVTGYKGELVKKEVRNNFPEVLHYLEFVNQKKLDGTAKAVQLGSKKAKHGNILVVCGDTPLITNLTLKKFIASYLRKKLACCVLTAVMERENSLGLIVYDKFGKLKSITEKIELKNSRRGLLIFGEVNSGIYCFERKTLVKNLAKIKMNKRKKEYFLTDIVEILYQQKAILGSYLLPSFQEITGINSKQDLALARRLMQRRIIESLINRGVNVIDPETTFIEAGVKVGKNTVIYPFTFIEKGVIIGSCCSLGPFARLRKGTSIGDNSHIGDFIELNRSKIGRNVRMKHFGYIGDAVVEDNVNIGAGTVTANFDGKLKQKTYIRKGSFIGSDTILVAPLEVGKNSTTGAGSVVTRNVKSGTVVVGVPAKKLKKRG from the coding sequence ATGAAACAATTTACGGCGATAGTTTTGGCGGCAGGAAAAGGAAAGCGGATGAATTCTGCCCAGCCCAAGGTTTTAGAGAGTTTAATGGGGAAGCCGTTAATTTATTACGTGATAGCTGAATTACTGCTTTTGAAGAAACAGGTTAAACAGATAGTAGTAGTTACTGGGTATAAGGGTGAGCTGGTTAAAAAAGAAGTAAGGAATAACTTCCCGGAAGTTTTACATTACTTAGAGTTTGTTAATCAGAAAAAATTAGATGGAACAGCTAAAGCAGTTCAGCTGGGGAGTAAAAAAGCAAAGCATGGTAATATTTTAGTTGTCTGTGGCGATACGCCGCTTATAACTAACCTAACGCTTAAAAAATTTATTGCTTCTTACTTAAGAAAAAAACTTGCTTGTTGCGTGCTTACTGCGGTTATGGAAAGAGAGAATTCCCTTGGCCTAATAGTTTATGATAAGTTTGGAAAGTTAAAAAGTATTACTGAAAAGATAGAGCTAAAAAATAGTCGTAGAGGACTTTTGATTTTCGGAGAGGTCAATAGTGGGATTTATTGTTTTGAACGTAAGACCTTGGTTAAAAATTTAGCGAAGATTAAAATGAATAAACGGAAAAAAGAGTATTTTCTTACTGATATAGTTGAAATTCTTTATCAGCAGAAAGCCATTTTAGGTTCTTACCTTTTGCCTAGCTTTCAAGAGATAACAGGCATAAATAGCAAACAAGACCTAGCTTTGGCTAGACGACTTATGCAAAGAAGAATTATTGAAAGCCTTATAAATAGGGGAGTTAACGTTATTGATCCGGAAACTACCTTCATTGAGGCCGGGGTAAAAGTTGGTAAAAACACTGTAATTTATCCCTTTACCTTTATTGAGAAAGGTGTTATAATCGGCAGCTGTTGTTCTTTGGGACCTTTTGCCCGTCTGCGAAAAGGTACGTCTATAGGTGATAATTCGCATATCGGTGACTTTATTGAGCTTAATCGTAGCAAGATTGGCCGTAATGTAAGAATGAAGCATTTTGGCTATATTGGCGATGCCGTAGTTGAGGATAACGTAAACATCGGCGCCGGAACAGTTACTGCTAATTTTGACGGCAAACTTAAGCAGAAAACTTACATTAGGAAAGGTTCTTTTATCGGCTCAGATACTATTTTAGTTGCCCCTTTGGAAGTAGGAAAGAATAGCACAACTGGGGCCGGAAGCGTAGTCACTAGGAATGTTAAGTCAGGAACGGTGGTTGTGGGAGTTCCAGCTAAAAAATTAAAGAAGCGAGGATGA
- the rplI gene encoding 50S ribosomal protein L9 — protein sequence MKVILLADLGKFGKEGQTKEVKDGYARNFLIPRKLALRANAGSLKRFEDLKKAKQKSVDIQKKQFSELKEKIEKISLTIPSEAKENEELYGAVKESQIAKLLEAEGIKIEKNKFMVDEPIRKLGVYKVRISLHPEVEAILRLWVVKK from the coding sequence GTGAAAGTAATACTTCTTGCAGATTTAGGTAAGTTCGGTAAAGAGGGCCAGACCAAAGAGGTCAAAGACGGTTATGCGCGCAATTTTCTTATTCCACGTAAATTAGCTTTGCGGGCTAATGCTGGCAGTTTAAAGAGATTTGAAGATTTAAAGAAGGCCAAGCAAAAGAGTGTTGATATTCAAAAGAAACAATTTTCCGAGCTTAAAGAGAAAATTGAAAAGATTTCCTTAACGATTCCGTCGGAAGCAAAGGAAAATGAAGAACTTTACGGTGCAGTTAAAGAATCTCAAATTGCTAAACTTCTTGAAGCTGAAGGTATAAAGATCGAAAAAAATAAGTTTATGGTTGATGAGCCGATACGTAAACTTGGTGTTTATAAGGTCAGAATATCGCTTCATCCTGAAGTGGAAGCTATTTTGCGTCTTTGGGTTGTTAAAAAATAA
- a CDS encoding OmpH family outer membrane protein, which translates to MKKFLVFLIALGVMTSLAFTSFSEDLKIGYVDIFKVFNEYQKTKEYDKTLEARKKDIEKQLEEKKNILEKMQKKLSVIKEEEKAKEQEKIAKVVEEYRELERTGFIDIKKARDEKMKEIIEDINKIIDDYAKKGSFNLIVNENAVLYGDKVMDVTSDILKIANKQHKKSK; encoded by the coding sequence ATGAAGAAGTTTTTAGTTTTTTTGATTGCTCTTGGGGTTATGACTAGCCTTGCTTTTACATCTTTTTCAGAAGATTTAAAAATTGGTTATGTTGATATTTTTAAGGTTTTTAATGAATACCAGAAGACCAAGGAATATGACAAAACCTTGGAAGCAAGGAAGAAGGATATAGAAAAACAACTTGAAGAAAAGAAAAACATTTTAGAAAAAATGCAAAAGAAACTTAGCGTGATTAAAGAAGAAGAAAAGGCTAAGGAACAGGAAAAAATAGCTAAAGTTGTTGAAGAGTACCGTGAATTAGAGCGTACAGGTTTTATTGATATTAAAAAGGCAAGAGATGAGAAGATGAAGGAAATAATTGAAGATATCAATAAAATTATTGATGATTACGCAAAAAAAGGTAGCTTTAACTTAATTGTTAATGAAAATGCTGTTCTTTATGGTGATAAGGTTATGGATGTAACCTCAGACATCTTAAAAATTGCCAATAAGCAACATAAGAAAAGTAAATGA
- the ssb gene encoding single-stranded DNA-binding protein — protein sequence MISFNKVFLVGNLTKDPELRYTPQGTAVATLRLASNRTFKDKTGQAQKDTCFVNVVVWSQMAEVCNQYLQKGRQVLVEGRLQSRNWQNAEGKNRSTLEVIATRVQFMSGGQRQETQNSQEIDLGDSPEEVVNLESETSKNTGAI from the coding sequence ATGATAAGTTTTAATAAGGTATTTTTGGTTGGCAATTTAACTAAAGACCCTGAGTTGCGTTATACTCCTCAAGGGACAGCTGTGGCTACCTTACGTTTAGCCTCAAACCGTACATTTAAAGATAAAACCGGTCAGGCACAGAAAGATACTTGTTTTGTCAATGTTGTGGTTTGGAGTCAGATGGCCGAGGTTTGCAATCAGTACTTACAGAAAGGAAGGCAAGTCTTGGTTGAGGGGCGTTTGCAGTCACGTAATTGGCAGAATGCTGAGGGCAAAAATCGTAGTACTCTGGAAGTGATCGCTACTCGTGTGCAATTCATGTCTGGTGGTCAACGTCAGGAAACTCAAAATTCTCAAGAGATTGATTTAGGGGATTCACCGGAAGAGGTTGTAAATTTAGAAAGTGAAACTTCAAAGAATACAGGAGCAATTTAA
- a CDS encoding ribose-phosphate pyrophosphokinase — protein MDKMVIFSGSVNKKLANKICGKLNVKLAKAITTHFSDGEIRVEIGENVRGKDVFIIQPTCPPVNENLMELLIMLDALRRASAKRITAVIPYFGYARQDRKDQPRVPITAKLVANILTGAGADRVLTLDLHAGQIQGFFDIPLDHLYGINVFVDYFRRKKIKDLVIVSPDVGGIKMARAYAKRFKAGLAIVDKRRNSPEATEVMHILGEVKDKNVILVDDIIATGSSIVEAARAIKKAGANKVFAAITHGILSRDAVSKINKSTIDGLVITDSIPLDDAKKSKKIKVISVGNLFAEAIKRIHFEESISGLFNSLEKQ, from the coding sequence ATGGATAAAATGGTAATTTTTAGCGGTAGCGTCAATAAGAAGCTTGCTAATAAGATTTGCGGGAAACTTAATGTAAAGTTAGCTAAAGCTATTACTACGCATTTTAGTGACGGCGAGATTAGAGTTGAAATTGGTGAAAACGTAAGAGGAAAAGATGTATTTATTATTCAACCGACTTGCCCACCAGTTAATGAAAATTTAATGGAATTATTAATCATGCTTGATGCTCTTCGTCGGGCTAGCGCTAAAAGAATCACTGCAGTCATTCCTTATTTTGGTTACGCTCGTCAAGACCGGAAAGATCAGCCACGAGTACCGATAACTGCAAAGTTGGTGGCGAATATTTTGACCGGCGCCGGAGCAGATCGAGTTTTAACGCTTGATTTACACGCTGGCCAAATTCAAGGGTTTTTTGATATTCCTTTGGATCATTTATATGGTATTAATGTTTTTGTTGATTATTTTCGAAGAAAAAAAATCAAAGATTTGGTTATAGTCTCTCCTGATGTCGGAGGAATAAAGATGGCCAGGGCTTATGCTAAGCGGTTTAAGGCCGGGTTGGCTATCGTTGACAAGCGAAGGAACTCACCGGAAGCAACAGAAGTTATGCATATATTAGGTGAAGTTAAAGATAAAAACGTTATTTTGGTTGATGATATAATTGCTACTGGTTCTTCAATAGTTGAAGCTGCCAGGGCTATAAAAAAAGCCGGGGCCAATAAAGTATTCGCAGCGATTACTCATGGAATTTTATCTCGGGATGCAGTTTCAAAAATTAACAAGTCGACTATAGATGGTTTGGTTATTACCGACTCTATTCCTTTAGATGATGCTAAAAAAAGTAAAAAAATAAAAGTTATTTCTGTAGGCAATCTTTTTGCTGAAGCGATAAAGAGAATTCATTTTGAAGAGTCAATTAGTGGCCTGTTTAATTCATTGGAGAAGCAATAA
- the rpsR gene encoding 30S ribosomal protein S18 — protein sequence MLRRKPRDKKILPKRGVRVQKDCGFCKATLDIDYKNIELLAHHISSRGKILSRRISGNCAKHQRKVSREIKRARFMNLLPYVGRVFS from the coding sequence ATGTTGAGAAGAAAACCAAGAGATAAAAAAATCCTACCTAAAAGGGGGGTACGAGTCCAGAAGGATTGTGGTTTTTGTAAGGCCACTCTTGATATTGATTACAAAAATATAGAGTTACTTGCGCATCATATTTCTTCACGGGGCAAGATCTTGTCAAGACGGATTAGCGGCAACTGTGCGAAGCACCAACGTAAGGTATCTCGAGAAATAAAACGAGCTCGTTTTATGAATCTGCTTCCTTACGTCGGCAGAGTTTTTTCTTAA
- the bamA gene encoding outer membrane protein assembly factor BamA — protein sequence MKKIAILSLFFLGFNLFSYSQDQTARIDIQGNEIVSDATIISKIKIRARQVYNENIINEDVKNLYATGFFETVEAKKEDSSEGVVITFKVKEKPVLKKISIEGARFIRKDKILAALDINEGSFVDEYSLKEAERKIKGLYDIKGFSQAEVMHESEISKVKNEIQVIFRINEKGILKVRHVAVIGNSSFSARKITRIMKTRKAWLFNRGIFKEDVLEDDSNRISDFYRLQGFTDVVVKINTSYKRKGVYLNVVIEEGKRYHVGQIKIEGNNEITSEDIYKKVVLKTDSIFSEQAVYYDASRIRELYVDRGYIFSQVEPESIFNSQTEKVDISYAISENEIAYIEDVEIRGNVKTKDKVIRREIRAYPGDRFDGKKVRKSKERLENLGFFEELRFGTEPGSENDKVDLVVDVKEAKTGYFSFGGGYSSIEQFVGFVELKQRNFDYRNWSTFTGAGQDLTLQLSMGTLSNKYQLSFTNPWIFDKPVSFGFDGYKKGHDRDDNVGYAYEEDVRGGALRLGRKFNDQWNGGVAYRLERVEITNVIDEASEDLREETGITDLSSIETHLNFDSRDNVFSPTKGLFWSNSLQLFGGPVAGDRDFVKYLGRVSFYIPSIKKSVFEVRMQAGLSNPFSDTDKVPIYERFFTGGSSSIRGYRERKVGPIDEKSEDPIGGEALFVGNLEYTYPLINFLKVATFFDTGNVWQKNSHFMSGNLKSSVGLGLRVKTPIGPVSVDYGWPLDLEPGEEEKEGRFHFSVSRGF from the coding sequence ATGAAAAAGATAGCGATTCTAAGTTTATTTTTTTTAGGTTTTAATTTGTTTAGCTATTCACAAGATCAAACTGCCCGCATTGATATTCAGGGTAATGAAATTGTGAGTGATGCTACGATTATTTCTAAGATTAAGATTCGTGCCCGCCAAGTTTACAACGAAAATATTATCAACGAAGATGTTAAAAACCTTTACGCAACCGGTTTTTTTGAGACCGTTGAGGCTAAGAAAGAGGATTCTTCTGAAGGGGTGGTCATAACTTTTAAGGTTAAAGAAAAGCCGGTCTTGAAGAAAATTTCTATTGAGGGTGCTCGTTTCATCAGGAAAGACAAAATTTTGGCTGCTCTTGATATAAATGAAGGTTCGTTTGTTGATGAGTACTCTTTAAAAGAGGCTGAGAGGAAAATAAAAGGTCTTTACGATATTAAGGGTTTTTCTCAGGCAGAGGTTATGCACGAATCAGAAATTTCTAAAGTTAAAAATGAGATTCAGGTAATTTTTCGTATAAATGAAAAGGGAATCCTTAAGGTAAGACATGTGGCAGTAATTGGCAATTCTTCTTTTTCAGCCAGGAAGATTACTAGAATTATGAAAACCCGAAAAGCTTGGCTATTCAATAGGGGTATTTTTAAGGAAGATGTTTTGGAAGATGATTCTAATCGGATATCTGATTTTTATCGCTTACAGGGTTTTACTGATGTCGTAGTCAAAATAAACACAAGCTATAAGCGTAAAGGGGTTTATCTTAATGTAGTGATTGAGGAAGGCAAGCGTTATCATGTCGGTCAAATCAAAATAGAAGGAAATAATGAGATTACCTCCGAAGACATTTATAAAAAAGTGGTTCTAAAAACTGACAGCATTTTTAGCGAGCAGGCGGTTTATTATGACGCCTCAAGAATTAGGGAACTTTATGTAGATAGAGGCTATATTTTTTCTCAGGTTGAGCCTGAAAGTATTTTTAATTCTCAAACTGAAAAGGTTGATATTTCCTATGCTATTTCTGAGAACGAAATTGCCTATATTGAAGACGTCGAAATCAGAGGTAATGTAAAGACTAAAGACAAAGTTATTCGCCGAGAGATTCGGGCCTATCCTGGTGATAGGTTTGACGGCAAAAAAGTAAGAAAAAGTAAGGAGCGTTTAGAGAATTTAGGATTTTTTGAAGAGCTAAGATTTGGTACCGAACCTGGTTCCGAAAACGATAAAGTTGATTTAGTAGTTGACGTTAAAGAGGCTAAGACTGGGTATTTTAGTTTTGGTGGCGGCTATTCGTCAATAGAACAGTTTGTTGGCTTTGTCGAGCTTAAGCAGCGTAACTTTGATTATCGGAATTGGTCTACTTTTACCGGTGCCGGTCAAGATTTAACTTTGCAGCTAAGCATGGGGACATTATCTAATAAATATCAGTTAAGTTTTACTAATCCTTGGATATTTGATAAACCGGTTTCTTTTGGTTTTGATGGGTATAAAAAAGGACACGATCGCGACGATAATGTTGGTTATGCTTATGAAGAAGATGTGCGCGGTGGAGCTTTGCGTTTGGGACGAAAGTTTAACGATCAATGGAACGGCGGTGTAGCTTATAGACTTGAAAGGGTTGAGATAACTAATGTTATTGATGAGGCTAGTGAAGACCTTAGAGAAGAGACTGGAATTACCGATTTAAGTAGTATTGAAACACATCTTAACTTTGACAGTCGAGATAATGTATTTTCGCCGACAAAAGGTTTATTTTGGTCAAATAGTTTGCAGCTTTTTGGCGGCCCGGTTGCCGGAGATCGCGACTTTGTAAAGTATCTCGGAAGAGTTAGTTTTTACATTCCGAGCATAAAAAAATCAGTATTTGAGGTGCGCATGCAGGCTGGCCTTAGCAATCCTTTCTCAGATACTGATAAGGTCCCTATCTATGAGCGGTTTTTTACCGGCGGATCTTCTTCAATTAGAGGATATCGTGAACGAAAGGTCGGACCGATAGACGAGAAAAGTGAAGATCCAATTGGTGGAGAGGCTTTATTTGTAGGAAACCTAGAGTATACTTACCCTTTAATTAATTTTCTTAAAGTTGCCACTTTTTTTGATACTGGTAATGTTTGGCAGAAAAATAGTCATTTTATGAGCGGAAATTTAAAATCAAGTGTTGGTTTGGGCTTAAGAGTCAAAACTCCGATTGGTCCGGTAAGTGTTGATTATGGCTGGCCGCTTGACCTTGAGCCGGGAGAAGAGGAGAAAGAAGGAAGATTTCATTTTAGTGTAAGTCGTGGCTTTTGA
- the rpsF gene encoding 30S ribosomal protein S6 — MNRNYESMMIVRSDISEDQQQEIFNKIIKKIEDLGGKVSVSKIWAKERNFYFVLKSRGAEKKKYDRGCYWLINFVLANDKVDELKEAIRLEERILRSVIINKEHQVKAAIVKTENS, encoded by the coding sequence GTGAATCGAAATTACGAAAGTATGATGATTGTTAGATCGGATATATCCGAGGATCAGCAGCAAGAAATTTTTAATAAGATTATTAAAAAGATAGAAGACCTTGGAGGCAAGGTTTCTGTATCAAAGATATGGGCTAAGGAGCGTAATTTCTATTTTGTCTTAAAGTCAAGAGGGGCCGAGAAGAAGAAATATGATCGAGGTTGTTACTGGCTTATTAATTTCGTTTTAGCTAATGACAAGGTCGATGAGCTTAAAGAAGCCATCCGCCTAGAAGAGCGAATACTGCGCAGTGTTATAATTAACAAAGAGCATCAGGTTAAAGCAGCTATTGTAAAGACTGAGAATTCTTGA